A portion of the Roseovarius sp. SCSIO 43702 genome contains these proteins:
- a CDS encoding ATP-binding cassette domain-containing protein, with product MSRQAPDLFPLVARGAVARVRGRVIVGPIDLELGRAGVTVVIGPNGAGKTTLLKMLHGIARVQEGEVRWACPEDEARARQGFVFQTPVMLRRSVRDNIAYPLRLSGLRRAEARARAEDWATRVGLGNMISRPAPVLSGGERQKLALARALIGGPDVLFLDEPTASLDGRATREIEEILVQARAGGTRLIMSTHDMGQARRLADDVLFVRGGRIEEHAAAQSFFTHPQSPQARAFLKGDIVE from the coding sequence GTGAGCAGGCAGGCCCCCGATCTCTTCCCGCTGGTGGCGCGTGGCGCGGTGGCCCGCGTGCGCGGCCGCGTCATCGTCGGGCCCATAGACCTGGAACTGGGCCGCGCGGGCGTCACCGTTGTCATCGGCCCCAACGGCGCGGGCAAGACGACGCTTCTGAAGATGCTGCACGGGATCGCACGCGTGCAGGAGGGCGAGGTGCGCTGGGCCTGCCCCGAGGATGAGGCACGCGCACGGCAGGGCTTCGTCTTCCAGACGCCCGTGATGCTGCGCCGGTCGGTGCGCGACAATATCGCCTATCCGCTGCGCCTTTCCGGCCTGCGCCGCGCCGAGGCCCGCGCCCGGGCCGAGGACTGGGCCACGCGCGTGGGCCTGGGGAACATGATAAGCCGCCCCGCGCCGGTCCTCTCGGGGGGCGAGCGGCAGAAACTGGCGCTCGCGCGGGCGCTGATCGGCGGGCCAGACGTCCTTTTCCTTGACGAGCCGACCGCCTCGCTCGATGGGCGGGCGACGCGCGAGATCGAGGAAATTCTCGTGCAGGCCCGCGCCGGGGGCACGCGCCTCATCATGTCGACGCATGACATGGGACAGGCCCGGCGCCTTGCCGATGACGTCCTGTTCGTGCGCGGCGGCCGGATCGAGGAACACGCCGCCGCGCAGAGCTTCTTCACCCACCCCCAGAGCCCGCAGGCGCGGGCCTTCCTGAAAGGAGACATAGTGGAATGA
- a CDS encoding ABC transporter permease, translating to MGDLWDGLAQAVWLVATLDADLVEITLRSLRVTLSALVIACTIALPLSALLVISRFRFRRATIAVLNALMGLPPVVVGLVVYVLLSRQGPFGVLGLLFTPTAMIIAQVIIIVPLIASIAHQALRELWAEYHDLLISLNTTRRQRMAALIWDGRRALLTASLAGFGRAIGEVGAIMIVGGNIDNATRVLTTAIALETGKGDFALALALGFVLIAMAIGVNFAIHWLGRTEREGRW from the coding sequence GTGGGCGATCTCTGGGATGGATTGGCACAGGCCGTGTGGCTCGTGGCGACGCTGGATGCGGATCTGGTCGAGATCACGCTCCGTTCGCTCCGTGTGACACTGAGCGCGCTCGTGATCGCCTGCACCATCGCGCTCCCCTTGTCGGCACTTCTCGTCATCTCGCGGTTCCGCTTCCGTCGCGCCACCATCGCGGTGCTCAACGCGCTGATGGGGCTGCCGCCCGTGGTGGTCGGGCTCGTGGTCTACGTGCTGCTGTCGCGGCAGGGGCCCTTCGGTGTGCTGGGTCTTCTCTTCACGCCGACCGCGATGATCATCGCGCAGGTGATCATCATCGTGCCGCTCATCGCGTCCATCGCGCACCAGGCGCTGCGCGAGCTCTGGGCCGAATACCATGACCTCCTGATCTCGCTCAACACGACCAGGCGGCAGCGTATGGCGGCGCTCATCTGGGACGGGCGGCGCGCGTTGCTGACCGCCTCGCTCGCCGGGTTCGGCCGCGCCATCGGCGAGGTCGGGGCGATCATGATCGTGGGCGGCAATATCGACAACGCGACGCGCGTGTTGACGACCGCCATCGCGCTCGAGACCGGCAAGGGCGACTTCGCGTTGGCGCTGGCGCTGGGCTTCGTGCTCATCGCCATGGCGATCGGCGTGAACTTCGCGATCCACTGGCTGGGCCGGACCGAGAGGGAGGGGCGGTGGTGA
- the argE gene encoding acetylornithine deacetylase translates to MATYLDRTTDILGRLISYPTISDQSNLDMIAELRDRLEDDGARVDVWYDETGAKANLFATLGPEGDGGIVLSGHTDVVPVADQDWTTDPFLSDIRDGRVYGRGSCDMKGFIAACVALAPLFARKVARRPVHFAFTYDEETGCFGGQALIESLRAKGLRPGLALIGEPTSMRVIEGHKGCYEYSTHFHGLAGHGSDPERGVNAVEYAARYVARLLELKDALRERAPRNGKFDPPWTTINTGALNGGVAHNVIPSSARVDWEMRPVQASDADFVKDSLRDYCEDVLLPAMQAVDPMARIDTEIIAEVSGLEPAEANEARAIILELTGAEHSELVAFGTEAGLFQQYGMSAVVCGPGSIEHAHKPDEFVSLEQLSQCVGMLERLAETL, encoded by the coding sequence ATGGCCACATATCTCGACCGCACCACCGACATCCTGGGCAGGCTGATTTCCTACCCGACCATCTCGGACCAGAGCAATCTCGACATGATCGCGGAGTTGCGCGACCGGCTCGAGGACGACGGCGCGCGGGTCGATGTCTGGTATGACGAGACGGGAGCCAAGGCCAACCTCTTCGCCACGCTCGGACCCGAGGGCGACGGTGGCATCGTCCTTTCCGGTCATACCGACGTGGTGCCGGTGGCCGACCAGGACTGGACCACCGACCCCTTCCTGTCCGATATCCGGGACGGTCGGGTATATGGGCGCGGCAGTTGCGACATGAAGGGCTTCATCGCCGCCTGCGTGGCGCTTGCGCCGCTGTTTGCGCGGAAGGTCGCACGCCGGCCCGTGCATTTCGCGTTCACCTATGACGAGGAGACGGGGTGTTTCGGCGGGCAGGCCCTGATCGAAAGCCTGCGCGCCAAGGGTCTGCGCCCCGGCCTCGCGCTCATCGGAGAGCCCACGTCGATGCGGGTGATCGAAGGCCACAAGGGCTGCTACGAATACAGCACCCATTTCCACGGGCTGGCCGGGCACGGCTCGGACCCGGAACGGGGTGTGAACGCGGTCGAATACGCGGCGCGCTACGTGGCGCGGTTGCTCGAGTTGAAGGATGCGCTGCGCGAACGTGCCCCGAGGAACGGCAAGTTCGATCCGCCCTGGACCACGATCAATACCGGCGCGCTGAATGGCGGGGTGGCGCATAACGTGATCCCCAGCTCGGCGCGCGTCGACTGGGAGATGCGGCCCGTGCAGGCGTCGGATGCGGATTTCGTCAAGGACAGCCTTCGGGACTATTGCGAGGATGTCCTCTTGCCCGCGATGCAGGCCGTCGATCCCATGGCCCGGATCGACACAGAGATCATCGCCGAGGTCAGCGGGCTGGAACCCGCCGAGGCGAACGAGGCGCGGGCGATTATCCTGGAACTGACCGGCGCGGAACATTCCGAACTGGTGGCGTTCGGCACCGAGGCCGGTCTTTTCCAGCAATACGGGATGTCGGCCGTCGTCTGCGGACCGGGATCCATCGAGCATGCGCACAAGCCCGACGAGTTCGTCTCGCTTGAGCAGTTGTCGCAATGCGTCGGGATGCTGGAGCGGCTGGCAGAGACGCTGTAG
- a CDS encoding tRNA (guanosine(46)-N(7))-methyltransferase TrmB has translation MSKDDKPATHASGAPWRNFYGRFKGKALKPSQQRYLDEDLAALSPGPVGWDENPDRTPLDLDARFGDRDVWLEIGFGGGEHLIHQAQAHPGVAIIGAEPFINGVAMLLGKIRRAGVENLSVHPGDVRDLFDVLPRASISRAFLLYPDPWPKKRHHRRRFVTPEHLEPLARVMKPGAILRVATDIPDYVRQTLEEVPRQGFDWLAERPSDWRAPWDDWISTRYEKKALREGRVPHYLTFRRQ, from the coding sequence ATGAGCAAGGATGACAAACCGGCCACGCATGCCTCGGGCGCGCCCTGGCGAAACTTCTACGGTCGTTTCAAGGGCAAGGCGTTGAAGCCAAGCCAGCAGAGGTATCTGGACGAGGACCTTGCCGCGCTGTCGCCCGGACCTGTCGGATGGGACGAGAACCCCGATCGCACGCCGCTCGATCTCGATGCCCGTTTCGGCGACCGCGACGTCTGGCTCGAGATCGGTTTCGGCGGCGGAGAACACCTCATCCACCAGGCGCAGGCGCATCCCGGCGTGGCGATCATCGGGGCCGAGCCGTTCATCAACGGTGTCGCCATGCTGCTGGGCAAGATCCGGCGTGCGGGCGTCGAAAACCTTTCCGTTCACCCCGGCGACGTGCGCGATCTCTTCGACGTGTTGCCGCGGGCAAGCATTTCGCGCGCGTTCCTGCTCTATCCCGATCCATGGCCGAAGAAACGCCATCATCGCCGCCGCTTCGTCACGCCGGAGCATCTTGAACCGCTGGCGCGCGTGATGAAACCCGGCGCGATCCTGCGGGTGGCGACGGATATCCCCGACTACGTTCGCCAGACGCTCGAGGAGGTGCCGCGCCAGGGCTTCGACTGGCTGGCCGAGCGCCCATCGGACTGGCGCGCGCCCTGGGACGACTGGATCTCCACCCGCTACGAGAAGAAGGCCCTGCGCGAGGGCCGGGTGCCGCATTATCTGACTTTCAGGCGGCAATAG
- a CDS encoding DUF1353 domain-containing protein, translating to MKALFPLLVAGASLSLMACDVLSVRPSEPDVPAVAATCERGDANCRFINSPVQVDRSRPTRIPSRTAAFYPTLNELQFLDGGRQRWIAHEGIITDGASIPQIFVGIVGEPTSQDFTNAAALHDAYCGIGNESGPNYHAAPWHDVHVMFYDALRVGGVPEIKAKVMFAAVWLGGPRWAGTRQPAQPALAFAAARNVAGTPGFRPGAHDPARMQAAMRRIRTFVEETNPDLQSLVAFITEEENGLAAGSSTAAGGAPGGGSEAAGGRGFGAGQVSNGD from the coding sequence ATGAAGGCCCTGTTTCCTCTCCTGGTCGCCGGCGCGAGCCTCTCGCTGATGGCCTGCGACGTGCTGTCGGTGCGCCCGTCCGAGCCGGATGTGCCTGCCGTGGCGGCGACCTGTGAGCGCGGCGATGCCAATTGCCGGTTCATCAACAGCCCGGTTCAGGTGGACCGCTCGCGGCCCACGCGCATCCCGTCCCGCACCGCGGCGTTCTATCCCACGCTCAACGAGCTTCAGTTCCTCGATGGCGGGCGGCAACGGTGGATCGCCCACGAAGGGATCATCACCGACGGCGCCTCCATCCCGCAGATCTTCGTCGGCATCGTCGGCGAGCCGACGTCGCAGGACTTCACCAACGCGGCGGCGCTCCACGACGCCTATTGCGGCATCGGCAACGAGAGCGGGCCGAACTACCACGCTGCACCATGGCATGACGTGCACGTGATGTTCTACGACGCGCTGCGCGTGGGCGGCGTGCCCGAGATCAAGGCGAAGGTCATGTTCGCCGCCGTCTGGCTTGGCGGTCCACGCTGGGCGGGGACGCGGCAACCGGCGCAGCCCGCGCTTGCTTTCGCCGCGGCCCGGAACGTGGCGGGCACGCCGGGCTTTCGGCCGGGAGCACATGACCCGGCCCGAATGCAGGCCGCCATGCGCCGGATCAGAACTTTCGTAGAGGAGACCAATCCCGATCTTCAATCGCTTGTGGCCTTCATCACCGAAGAGGAAAACGGCCTTGCCGCCGGATCAAGCACGGCGGCCGGCGGTGCCCCGGGCGGCGGCTCGGAGGCGGCAGGCGGGCGAGGGTTCGGCGCCGGCCAGGTATCGAACGGCGACTGA
- the metK gene encoding methionine adenosyltransferase: MARDNYIFTSESVSEGHPDKVCDRISDAILDALLRKEDTARVAAETFATSGLVVIGGEIGLSCEERLKDFMGRVNQIARDCIKDIGYEQEKFHWNTCHVLNFLHEQSAHISQGVDKDGAGDQGIMFGFATNETDAYMPAPIQFSHAILRRLAEVRKSGAEPVLGPDAKSQLSVVYEDGKPVRVSSLVLSTQHLDESLESDDIRAIVEPYIREVLPDGWLTEETEWHVNPTGKFVIGGPDGDAGLTGRKIIVDTYGGAAPHGGGAFSGKDPTKVDRSAAYAARYLAKNVVAAGMAERVTIQLSYAIGVSKPLSIYADTHGTGEVDPADIEKAIRKSMDLTPRGIREALDLNKPIYERTAAYGHFGREPEDDGGFSWERLDLVDTLRKEV, encoded by the coding sequence ATGGCAAGAGACAACTACATCTTCACCTCCGAATCCGTGTCGGAGGGGCACCCGGACAAGGTCTGTGACCGGATCTCGGATGCGATCCTCGACGCATTGCTGCGCAAGGAGGACACGGCACGTGTCGCGGCCGAGACCTTCGCGACCTCGGGCCTCGTGGTGATCGGAGGCGAGATCGGGTTGTCCTGCGAGGAACGGCTCAAGGATTTCATGGGCCGCGTCAACCAGATCGCGCGCGATTGCATCAAGGACATCGGCTACGAGCAGGAGAAGTTCCACTGGAACACCTGCCATGTCCTGAACTTCCTGCACGAGCAGTCGGCGCATATCTCGCAAGGCGTCGACAAGGACGGTGCGGGCGATCAGGGCATCATGTTCGGCTTCGCCACGAATGAGACCGACGCCTATATGCCGGCCCCCATCCAGTTCAGCCACGCGATCCTGCGCCGCCTCGCCGAAGTGCGCAAGAGCGGCGCGGAACCCGTGCTCGGCCCGGATGCGAAAAGCCAGCTTTCGGTCGTCTACGAGGACGGCAAGCCGGTGCGCGTGAGCTCGCTGGTGCTGTCCACCCAGCATCTCGATGAAAGTCTCGAAAGCGATGACATCCGCGCCATCGTCGAGCCTTATATCCGCGAGGTGCTGCCCGACGGATGGCTCACCGAGGAGACCGAGTGGCATGTGAACCCGACCGGGAAATTCGTGATCGGCGGGCCGGATGGCGATGCGGGCCTCACCGGGCGCAAGATCATCGTGGACACATACGGGGGGGCGGCGCCCCATGGCGGCGGCGCCTTCTCGGGCAAGGACCCGACCAAGGTGGACCGCTCCGCGGCCTACGCCGCCCGGTATCTTGCCAAGAACGTCGTCGCCGCCGGCATGGCCGAGCGCGTCACGATCCAGCTCAGCTATGCGATCGGCGTGTCGAAACCGCTGTCCATCTATGCGGACACGCATGGCACTGGCGAAGTCGATCCGGCGGATATCGAGAAGGCCATCCGCAAGTCCATGGACCTCACACCGCGCGGTATCCGCGAGGCGCTCGACCTCAACAAGCCCATCTACGAGCGCACCGCCGCCTACGGCCATTTCGGTCGCGAACCCGAGGATGACGGCGGGTTCAGCTGGGAGCGTCTGGATCTCGTCGACACGCTCAGGAAGGAAGTCTGA
- the lnt gene encoding apolipoprotein N-acyltransferase: MSEGRLRWLCLGTGAAMGTGQAPFSLWWLAALAFVLLLWALSQPASRLRAAFWRGWIGGVGYFTATHFWIVDPFLVDPVRHGWMAPFAVLGIAGGMSLIWGTATLLAHWLAGEQRRIALALVPSFMLAEFFRAYALTGFPWSPIGSFWLETPVAQLAALGGVHGLTFLSLGLVAAMMAVSGRARVVAFVALALLVGGAWFWGAQRQAGGPQPTDHLVRIVQPNAPQHLKWHPDHMIRFFERALDLTAEEGAAGRAPDLVVWPETSVPALLDRAGAFVAEMSDAARGAPLIFGVQRNEGLLYYNSLAALTDEGLQVYDKRHLVPFGEYVPFGDALGRLGITHLASAQGYGYAPGPWEQPLLDLGELGQGLPLICYEGIFPHDLRGFEGRADWSVLVTNDAWFGQLTMPYMHLDHARMRAIETGLPMIRAANTGISAMIDAQGAVTARLGLGETGYIDAILPGARPATPYARWGDWPLFGVALLSLFAAFLTRGPRAAALRD; this comes from the coding sequence GTGAGTGAAGGTCGACTGCGCTGGCTCTGCCTCGGGACCGGCGCGGCGATGGGCACGGGGCAGGCGCCGTTCTCGCTGTGGTGGCTTGCCGCGCTGGCGTTCGTCCTGCTTCTGTGGGCTCTCTCGCAACCCGCTTCGCGCCTGCGTGCCGCGTTCTGGCGCGGATGGATCGGGGGGGTGGGCTATTTCACGGCGACCCATTTCTGGATCGTCGACCCGTTTCTCGTCGATCCCGTGCGACACGGCTGGATGGCCCCCTTCGCGGTGCTCGGTATCGCGGGAGGCATGTCCCTCATCTGGGGAACGGCCACGTTGCTTGCGCATTGGCTGGCCGGGGAGCAGCGTCGCATCGCGCTGGCGCTCGTGCCGTCCTTCATGCTGGCCGAGTTCTTCCGTGCCTACGCGCTCACGGGGTTTCCCTGGTCGCCCATCGGATCGTTCTGGCTTGAAACTCCCGTGGCGCAACTCGCGGCCCTGGGGGGTGTCCACGGCCTGACCTTCCTGTCGCTCGGACTGGTCGCGGCGATGATGGCCGTATCGGGTCGCGCGCGGGTGGTTGCCTTCGTGGCGCTTGCACTGCTCGTCGGCGGCGCATGGTTCTGGGGCGCGCAGCGCCAGGCGGGCGGGCCCCAGCCCACCGATCACCTCGTGCGGATCGTGCAACCCAACGCGCCGCAGCACCTCAAGTGGCATCCCGATCACATGATCCGTTTCTTCGAGCGCGCGCTCGATCTCACGGCGGAGGAGGGTGCGGCGGGGCGCGCGCCCGATCTCGTCGTCTGGCCCGAAACCTCGGTGCCCGCGCTCCTCGATCGGGCAGGGGCGTTCGTCGCCGAAATGAGCGACGCGGCCCGAGGCGCCCCCCTGATCTTCGGCGTGCAGCGCAACGAGGGGCTGCTCTACTACAACTCGCTCGCCGCGCTGACCGACGAGGGGCTGCAGGTCTATGACAAGCGCCATCTCGTGCCCTTCGGCGAATATGTTCCCTTCGGCGACGCGCTGGGTCGGCTCGGCATCACGCATCTCGCCTCGGCACAGGGCTACGGCTATGCGCCCGGTCCCTGGGAGCAGCCGCTTCTCGACCTGGGCGAGCTGGGGCAGGGCCTGCCGCTCATCTGCTACGAGGGCATCTTTCCCCATGACCTGCGCGGTTTCGAGGGGCGTGCGGATTGGAGCGTGCTCGTCACCAACGATGCGTGGTTCGGTCAGCTCACGATGCCCTACATGCATCTCGATCATGCGCGTATGCGCGCCATCGAGACCGGCCTGCCGATGATCCGTGCCGCGAATACCGGGATCTCGGCGATGATCGACGCGCAAGGCGCGGTGACGGCGCGGCTCGGCCTGGGTGAAACCGGGTATATCGACGCGATCTTGCCCGGCGCGCGCCCCGCGACGCCCTATGCCCGCTGGGGCGACTGGCCGCTCTTCGGTGTGGCGCTTTTGAGCCTGTTTGCCGCTTTCCTGACACGCGGGCCGCGTGCGGCCGCTCTTCGTGATTGA
- a CDS encoding transporter associated domain-containing protein produces MGESTDGSSTAAQRAQDTRPEDDDERGGFFSRIFGSFVPGDSEDEDAAASSAPHASDVPGMVNLSRKTVEDVAIPKADIVSVPSTITKDELVEVFRESGLSRLPVYKGTLDTPLGMVHVKDFALKHGFNGTGARFSLKRLLRPMFYVPPSMPIGVLMAKMQSERRHMALVIDEYGGVDGLVTIEDLIEQVVGEIEDEHDIDDENYWTEEKPGCYIALAKTPLDEFEAETGLSLTEMEDVDEEEIDTLGGLVVMMLGRVPVRGEVIEHPTGAVIEVLEADPRRVKRLRVRLTDIAGE; encoded by the coding sequence ATGGGCGAGAGCACAGACGGGTCTTCTACGGCGGCGCAGCGCGCGCAGGACACGAGGCCGGAAGATGACGACGAGCGGGGCGGATTCTTTTCGCGCATTTTCGGCTCGTTCGTTCCGGGCGACTCCGAGGACGAGGACGCGGCCGCATCGAGCGCCCCCCATGCCTCCGACGTGCCCGGCATGGTCAATCTCAGCCGCAAGACCGTCGAGGACGTGGCGATTCCCAAGGCCGACATCGTGAGCGTGCCGAGCACGATCACCAAGGACGAGCTCGTCGAGGTCTTCCGCGAAAGCGGGCTTTCGCGCCTGCCGGTCTACAAGGGGACGCTCGATACGCCCCTCGGCATGGTGCACGTCAAGGATTTCGCGCTCAAGCACGGGTTCAACGGCACCGGTGCGCGCTTCTCGCTCAAGCGTCTGCTGCGCCCGATGTTCTACGTGCCGCCCTCGATGCCGATCGGCGTGCTGATGGCCAAGATGCAGAGCGAACGACGCCACATGGCGCTTGTCATCGACGAATATGGCGGTGTCGACGGGCTCGTGACCATCGAGGATCTGATCGAGCAGGTCGTGGGCGAGATCGAGGACGAGCACGACATCGACGACGAGAACTACTGGACCGAGGAAAAACCGGGCTGTTACATCGCCCTGGCCAAGACCCCGCTTGACGAATTCGAGGCGGAAACCGGTCTCTCGCTCACCGAGATGGAGGATGTCGACGAAGAGGAGATCGACACGCTGGGCGGGCTGGTGGTCATGATGCTGGGCCGGGTGCCGGTTCGCGGCGAGGTGATCGAACACCCGACCGGCGCGGTGATCGAAGTGCTGGAGGCCGATCCGAGACGCGTCAAGCGGCTCCGCGTGCGCCTCACGGACATCGCGGGTGAGTGA
- the ybeY gene encoding rRNA maturation RNase YbeY: protein MPTETLIEDVRWHEAGLAALAERAAAATLAHLGLDPGEWHVSVLGCDDARIAVLNADFRDKPRPTNVLSWPSEERAAATPGKAPDPPDPQGDTELGDIAIAFDTCAREADGAGRPLADHVTHLLVHATLHLLGYDHEDARDAALMERLEVAILGEMGITDPYI, encoded by the coding sequence ATGCCGACCGAAACACTGATCGAGGATGTCCGCTGGCACGAGGCGGGGCTTGCCGCGCTGGCCGAGCGGGCGGCGGCCGCGACGCTCGCGCATCTGGGTCTCGATCCCGGCGAGTGGCACGTAAGCGTGCTTGGCTGTGACGACGCCCGCATCGCCGTCCTGAATGCCGATTTCCGGGACAAGCCCCGGCCGACCAACGTGCTGAGCTGGCCCAGCGAGGAACGCGCGGCAGCGACGCCCGGCAAGGCGCCCGATCCGCCCGATCCGCAAGGCGACACGGAGCTGGGCGACATCGCCATCGCCTTCGACACCTGCGCGCGCGAGGCGGACGGCGCCGGCAGGCCACTGGCCGATCACGTCACCCACCTGCTCGTGCACGCGACGCTGCATCTTTTGGGCTACGACCACGAGGACGCGCGGGATGCCGCCTTGATGGAGCGGCTGGAGGTTGCGATACTGGGTGAAATGGGGATAACAGACCCCTACATCTGA
- a CDS encoding PhoH family protein encodes MPPTALTPETEQTSDREEVIEFPDNFLLIDLCGEHDRNLAEIERATGVQILRRGNRLVIFGEEEQRAEALEVLRSLYARLEGGKSLERGDVDRELRMGGGDASPGGENGDQLEMFKGGPVEIKTRKKLVEPRTDAQKAYVLSLFNNEMAFGIGPAGTGKTYLAVAVGVSMFIQGQVDRIILSRPAVEAGEKLGYLPGDMKDKVDPYMQPLYDALNDFLPGKQLAKLIEEKKIEIAPLAFMRGRTLANAFVVLDEAQNATSMQMKMFLTRLGEGSRMVITGDRSQVDLPRGVTSGLHDAERLLGGIKGISFNYFTAKDVVRHPLVAAIIEAYDADNPA; translated from the coding sequence TTGCCTCCCACCGCCCTGACGCCCGAGACCGAGCAGACCTCCGACCGCGAGGAGGTCATCGAGTTTCCCGACAACTTCCTGCTCATCGACCTTTGTGGCGAGCATGACCGCAATCTCGCCGAGATCGAGCGCGCCACCGGGGTTCAGATACTCCGCCGCGGCAATCGCCTCGTGATCTTCGGGGAGGAGGAGCAGCGGGCCGAGGCGCTCGAGGTGTTGCGGTCGCTCTACGCGCGGCTCGAAGGGGGCAAGAGCCTCGAACGCGGCGATGTCGACCGCGAATTGCGCATGGGCGGCGGCGATGCGTCGCCGGGCGGCGAGAATGGCGATCAGCTCGAGATGTTCAAGGGCGGTCCGGTCGAGATCAAGACCCGCAAGAAGCTTGTCGAGCCGCGCACCGATGCCCAGAAGGCCTATGTGCTTTCGCTCTTCAACAACGAGATGGCCTTCGGTATCGGCCCCGCCGGAACCGGCAAGACCTATCTTGCCGTGGCGGTGGGGGTGAGCATGTTCATCCAGGGCCAGGTGGACCGCATCATCCTCAGCCGCCCGGCGGTCGAGGCGGGCGAGAAGCTGGGCTACCTGCCGGGCGACATGAAGGACAAGGTCGATCCCTACATGCAGCCGCTCTACGATGCGTTGAACGACTTTCTTCCGGGCAAGCAGCTTGCGAAGCTCATCGAGGAGAAGAAGATCGAGATCGCGCCGCTCGCCTTCATGCGGGGCCGGACCCTTGCCAACGCCTTCGTGGTGCTCGACGAGGCGCAGAACGCGACCTCGATGCAGATGAAGATGTTCCTGACCCGACTGGGCGAGGGGAGCCGGATGGTCATCACCGGCGACCGTAGCCAGGTGGACCTCCCCCGCGGCGTGACGAGCGGCTTGCACGATGCCGAGCGTCTGCTGGGCGGGATCAAGGGGATCAGCTTCAACTACTTCACCGCGAAGGACGTCGTGCGCCACCCGCTTGTCGCAGCGATCATCGAGGCCTATGACGCGGACAACCCGGCCTGA
- a CDS encoding OmpA family protein, with product MTGRFSTSLRNLASGLAAVALGAALLVSGGPAAAQQQGSNYTPTIWVDPDGCEHWVMDDGWEGYMTPHVNRQGIPVCRRGNVCGVINTDQLFATDSARLGASARQHLANFFRKANAVSYIITGHTDSRASDSYNMDLSLRRANAVARVAQASGARIADVRGYGERMPKASNNTAAGMQANRRVEIICIR from the coding sequence GTGACGGGGAGATTTTCGACGTCATTGCGCAACCTCGCGAGCGGCCTGGCTGCCGTCGCTCTCGGTGCTGCGCTGCTCGTGAGCGGAGGGCCCGCCGCGGCCCAGCAGCAGGGCAGTAACTACACGCCGACCATCTGGGTCGACCCGGACGGGTGCGAGCACTGGGTCATGGATGACGGTTGGGAGGGCTACATGACGCCGCATGTGAACCGGCAGGGCATCCCGGTCTGCCGGCGCGGCAATGTCTGCGGTGTGATAAACACCGATCAGCTCTTCGCGACCGACAGCGCGCGGCTCGGGGCCTCGGCGCGACAGCATCTCGCCAATTTCTTCCGCAAGGCGAACGCGGTGTCCTACATCATCACCGGCCATACCGACAGCCGCGCATCCGACAGCTACAACATGGACCTGTCGCTGCGGCGCGCGAACGCGGTTGCGCGCGTGGCGCAGGCGTCGGGGGCGCGCATCGCCGACGTGCGCGGCTATGGCGAACGGATGCCGAAAGCGTCCAACAACACCGCCGCCGGCATGCAGGCCAATCGCCGCGTCGAAATCATCTGCATTCGCTGA